The following proteins come from a genomic window of Schistocerca cancellata isolate TAMUIC-IGC-003103 chromosome 10, iqSchCanc2.1, whole genome shotgun sequence:
- the LOC126106116 gene encoding ARL14 effector protein-like → MSSLNKVDIELLELRSTGENIESVCSTHKRLYLGTFEDRQRICYDPFKKHGKMTAKKSLKPISLTMARKYKTLGLFPGTKLCITCLKDILSSTGDNLLRMDECDIEDECDVEDQEYTPDPSTALKTIKVVNYLKFHHLRLPREHKKGIQNTFRLALKFQKTASEVLHVPAKNVSEETGKC, encoded by the coding sequence ATGTCAAGCCTGAATAAAGTTGATATTGAATTACTGGAGCTAAGAAGCACTGGTGAAAATATTGAGAGTGTTTGTTCTACTCACAAAAGGCTCTATTTGGGAACATTTGAAGACAGACAAAGAATTTGCTATGACCCTTTTAAGAAGCATGGTAAAATGACTGCTAAGAAATCTTTGAAACCTATTTCTTTAACCATGGCAAGGAAATATAAAACCCTCGGACTTTTCCCAGGTACCAAGCTGTGCATAACATGCCTTAAGGACATTTTATCTTCTACGGGGGATAACCTTCTACGGATGGATGAATGCGACATTGAAGATGAATGTGACGTTGAAGATCAAGAATATACACCAGATCCATCTACAGCTCTTAAAACCATAAAAGTCGTGAATTACTTGAAATTTCACCATTTAAGGTTACCAAGAGAGCACAAGAAAGGCATCCAGAATACATTCCGCTTAGCTTTAAAATTCCAGAAAACAGCATCAGAAGTGCTACACGTCCCAGCGAAAAATGTGTCTGAAGAAACTGGCAAGTGCTGA
- the LOC126106497 gene encoding replication protein A 14 kDa subunit-like, whose protein sequence is MSETQSIENVFYNRVSGELLDKYIGKSVVVLGKVRKVHPNGSKWELETTDGRVVSISMGMPLSEELSGFVEVRGICQSPAAVFCNSYLTFPPDMTGNFETDLYNEAVKLVNTVPNPWLAESG, encoded by the exons ATGTCGGAAACGCAGTCTATAGAGAACGTGTTTTACAATCGTGTGAGCGGTGAACTGCTCGATAAATATATTGGCAAATCTGTGGTTGTATTAGGAAAAGTTAGGAAG GTACACCCAAATGGCAGTAAATGGGAGCTGGAAACGACTGATGGAAGAGTTGTATCAATAAGTATGGGAATGCCCCTAAGTGAAGAGCTGTCTGGATTTGTAGAAGTTAGAGGAATTTGCCAGAGCCCCGCAGCTGTTTTTTGCAATTCGTATCTGACATTCCCTCCAGATATGACAGGAAACTTTG AAACTGATTTGTACAATGAAGCTGTAAAGCTAGTTAATACAGTACCAAATCCTTGGTTGGCAGAGAGTGGTTAG